In the Marinomonas algicola genome, one interval contains:
- a CDS encoding peptide ABC transporter substrate-binding protein, with the protein MNKTLLATALITASFASMQLHAAEVPAGVKLADKQELVRGGGSEPSTMDPQKMEGTPASIRSKDLFEGLYNQDGDGNQIPGVAKSYDVNADNTQYTFHLRQDAKWSNGDPVTAEDFVYAFTRSVDPALASPYAWFMEIPSIVNASKIIAGEADPSTLGVKAVDDHTFQVTLERPVPYFVKMTSHQNMFPVPKKVVEKWGDDWTKPEHMVSNGAYKMDEWIVNEKMVFSRNKNYWNDEKTIINKVTYLPIESPNAELKRFQAGQIDLTYELPNDHYKQLLRDMPDEVVVTPKLGTYYYQFNTTKAPYNDVRVRKALSYAIDRNVITKFVTGTGELPAYSFTPEVVNDFSPATPEYATWTQKERNERAKALLEEAGYTQSNPLSFSLLYNTNENHKKIAIAIASMWKKTLGVTVTLENQEWKTYLETKKHQQFDVARAGWIGDYNEASTMLDLLTTTHGNNDGKYSNTEYDKLLHDARTMQQPAENYNKAEEVAIEQDMAVAPIYQYTEKRLVKSYLGGYMPNPEDNVYARDMYIIKH; encoded by the coding sequence ATGAACAAAACACTTTTAGCCACGGCATTAATCACGGCATCTTTTGCCTCAATGCAACTGCATGCCGCCGAGGTGCCTGCAGGCGTAAAGCTAGCAGATAAACAAGAGCTTGTGCGTGGAGGTGGTTCCGAGCCATCAACAATGGACCCACAAAAAATGGAAGGCACACCGGCTTCTATTCGCTCAAAAGACTTGTTTGAAGGTTTGTATAACCAAGATGGTGACGGCAACCAAATTCCAGGCGTAGCGAAAAGCTACGATGTCAACGCTGATAACACTCAATATACCTTCCACCTTCGCCAAGATGCGAAATGGTCTAATGGCGACCCAGTTACCGCTGAAGACTTTGTTTATGCGTTCACACGCTCGGTTGATCCAGCATTAGCGTCTCCATACGCATGGTTCATGGAAATTCCGTCCATTGTCAATGCAAGTAAAATCATTGCCGGTGAAGCCGACCCTTCTACACTTGGTGTAAAAGCAGTGGATGACCACACATTCCAAGTGACACTTGAGCGACCCGTACCTTATTTTGTAAAAATGACCTCTCACCAGAATATGTTCCCCGTTCCGAAAAAAGTCGTCGAAAAGTGGGGCGATGACTGGACGAAACCAGAACATATGGTGTCTAACGGTGCGTACAAAATGGACGAGTGGATAGTCAACGAAAAAATGGTCTTTAGTCGTAATAAAAACTATTGGAACGATGAAAAAACCATCATCAATAAAGTGACTTATTTACCGATTGAATCTCCTAATGCCGAGCTCAAACGCTTTCAGGCAGGTCAGATTGATCTTACCTATGAATTACCCAATGATCACTACAAACAACTATTAAGAGACATGCCTGATGAAGTTGTCGTTACACCAAAATTAGGTACCTATTACTACCAGTTCAACACAACCAAAGCACCATACAACGATGTGCGCGTTCGTAAAGCCTTGTCCTATGCCATCGATCGCAATGTGATTACCAAGTTTGTAACAGGAACGGGAGAACTACCTGCCTACTCTTTCACGCCAGAAGTAGTCAATGATTTCTCACCAGCCACCCCTGAATACGCAACTTGGACGCAAAAAGAACGTAATGAAAGGGCCAAAGCACTTTTAGAAGAAGCGGGATACACACAAAGTAATCCACTGTCATTTAGCTTGCTTTATAACACCAATGAAAACCATAAAAAAATCGCCATTGCGATCGCGTCTATGTGGAAAAAAACCTTGGGGGTGACTGTCACTCTAGAAAACCAAGAATGGAAGACTTACCTAGAAACCAAAAAACATCAGCAATTTGATGTGGCTCGCGCGGGTTGGATTGGGGACTACAATGAAGCCTCGACCATGCTAGATCTGCTAACGACAACTCATGGCAATAACGACGGTAAATACAGCAACACAGAATACGACAAGCTATTGCATGATGCTCGTACCATGCAACAGCCAGCTGAGAATTACAATAAAGCCGAAGAGGTAGCTATTGAACAAGACATGGCGGTGGCCCCCATTTACCAATACACCGAAAAGCGTTTGGTAAAAAGCTATCTAGGCGGTTATATGCCTAATCCAGAAGACAACGTTTATGCGCGTGATATGTACATCATCAAACACTAA
- the oppB gene encoding oligopeptide ABC transporter permease OppB, with protein sequence MLTFISKRILEAIPTLLILITVSFFLMHSAPGSPFSSERTLPPEVLANINAKYHLDEPVINQYFYYLGGLLQGDLGPSFRYKDFTINELIAQSFPVSAEIGIWSFLVALLVGVGCGIVAALKQNSWLDYSVMGFANLGIVLPNFVLAPLCILFFSIYNHWLPPGGWNGGAWPYLVMPVIAMSTSYIAQIARITRGSMIETMHSNFIRTARAKGLPQHRIIFHHALRPAMLPVLSYLGPAFVGIVTGSVIVDVYFGTGGIGQHFINGALNRDYSMVMGVTILVGALTILFNAIVDILYAVIDPKIRY encoded by the coding sequence ATGCTGACATTTATTTCAAAACGCATTTTAGAAGCCATTCCAACATTATTAATTTTGATTACGGTTTCTTTTTTCTTAATGCACTCGGCTCCTGGCAGTCCATTTTCCAGCGAGCGTACTCTGCCGCCAGAAGTATTAGCAAACATTAACGCCAAATACCATCTAGATGAGCCGGTCATTAATCAATATTTTTACTACCTTGGCGGTTTACTTCAAGGTGATCTTGGCCCGTCTTTTCGCTATAAAGATTTCACAATCAATGAGCTAATTGCTCAAAGCTTTCCTGTATCGGCCGAAATTGGTATTTGGTCTTTTCTAGTCGCACTGCTGGTTGGAGTGGGTTGCGGTATTGTCGCTGCCTTGAAACAAAATTCGTGGTTAGATTACAGTGTTATGGGGTTTGCCAACCTTGGTATCGTCTTACCAAACTTTGTTTTGGCACCTTTATGTATCCTATTTTTCTCTATTTATAACCATTGGCTGCCGCCCGGTGGCTGGAACGGTGGGGCTTGGCCTTACCTAGTCATGCCTGTTATAGCGATGTCCACCAGCTACATTGCACAGATCGCACGCATTACTCGGGGAAGCATGATAGAAACCATGCACTCCAATTTTATCCGTACAGCACGCGCAAAAGGGTTGCCACAACATCGCATTATTTTTCACCATGCGTTACGCCCAGCCATGCTGCCAGTTCTTTCCTACCTAGGACCGGCGTTTGTCGGCATAGTAACCGGTTCCGTTATTGTCGATGTGTATTTTGGCACCGGCGGCATTGGTCAACACTTTATTAATGGCGCCTTAAATCGTGACTATTCTATGGTCATGGGTGTCACCATATTGGTTGGTGCACTAACGATTCTATTTAATGCCATCGTCGATATTTTATACGCGGTTATTGACCCTAAAATTCGCTACTAA
- the oppC gene encoding oligopeptide ABC transporter permease OppC, whose translation MITTKDKIQAVEQFAENVMEVEGRSLWQDARRRFFSNYAAVTSLIVLIIITAIALLGPFLSQWNYDDIDWEALSDISVLGRPNIENSHYFGTDTLGRDIFVRTMQGGQISLLVGIMGSAVAIVIGTLYGAASGYIGGRVDSVMMRFLEILNSFPFMFFVIILMTLFGRHIFLIFVAIGAISWLDMARIVRGQTLSLKNKEYIEAAYACGVSTPKIILRHIVPNVLGIVVVYATLLVPNMILLESFISFLGLGVQEPMTSWGALISEGAQNMEIAIWQLAWPLSFLVVTLFCFNFLGDGLRDALDPKDR comes from the coding sequence ATGATTACTACAAAAGACAAAATTCAGGCCGTTGAACAGTTCGCCGAAAACGTGATGGAAGTCGAGGGCCGGAGTTTATGGCAAGACGCTCGCCGTCGATTTTTTTCTAACTATGCCGCGGTCACTAGCTTAATTGTGCTTATCATTATTACGGCAATAGCCTTACTTGGGCCATTTTTAAGCCAGTGGAATTACGACGATATCGACTGGGAAGCCTTATCTGATATTTCCGTATTGGGTCGCCCTAATATTGAGAATAGCCATTACTTTGGCACAGATACACTAGGCCGAGATATTTTTGTCCGAACGATGCAAGGCGGTCAAATATCCTTATTGGTCGGTATCATGGGCAGCGCAGTGGCTATCGTAATTGGTACGCTTTATGGTGCCGCCTCTGGCTACATTGGAGGGCGCGTTGACAGTGTCATGATGCGCTTTTTGGAAATCCTCAACTCTTTTCCTTTTATGTTCTTTGTGATTATCTTGATGACCCTGTTTGGTCGCCATATTTTCTTGATTTTTGTCGCCATTGGTGCCATTTCCTGGCTCGACATGGCGCGGATTGTTCGTGGTCAAACATTGAGTCTAAAAAACAAAGAGTACATCGAAGCCGCATACGCTTGTGGCGTGTCTACCCCGAAAATTATTTTGCGTCACATTGTGCCAAACGTACTTGGAATCGTCGTTGTTTACGCCACTTTATTGGTACCGAATATGATCTTACTGGAGTCCTTTATTAGCTTTTTAGGACTGGGCGTTCAAGAACCAATGACCAGTTGGGGCGCGTTGATTTCTGAAGGAGCTCAAAATATGGAGATTGCCATTTGGCAATTGGCTTGGCCACTCAGTTTCTTAGTCGTCACCCTTTTTTGTTTTAACTTCCTCGGCGATGGCTTACGCGATGCGCTTGATCCAAAAGACCGCTAA
- a CDS encoding ABC transporter ATP-binding protein, which yields MNVSSKKNLLEVNNLRVNFRTPDGFVTAVNDLNFTLAQGETLGIVGESGSGKSQTAFALMGLLAGNGVIEGEARFNEQNILTLNEKAMNRIRSKEIAMIFQDPMTSLNPYMKVGKQLMEVLMLHKGMSKTEAFEVSVKMLDAVKMPEARKRMTMYPHEFSGGMRQRVMIAMALLCQPKLLIADEPTTALDVTVQAQILTLLNELKDDFNTSIIMITHDLGVVAGLCDKVLVMYAGQTMEYGTATDVFYRPTHPYTQGLLKAIPRLDVDDEKLSTIPGNPPNLLHLPSGCPFQTRCEFAKDRCGESTPTLQEFAPGQLRACHKSVDGWVA from the coding sequence ATGAACGTATCAAGTAAAAAAAACTTATTAGAAGTAAATAACTTACGGGTAAATTTCAGAACACCTGATGGTTTCGTTACCGCAGTAAATGATCTTAATTTTACCTTGGCGCAGGGAGAAACGCTGGGCATTGTGGGAGAATCCGGTTCAGGCAAAAGCCAAACAGCGTTTGCACTAATGGGCTTATTAGCGGGCAATGGCGTCATTGAAGGAGAGGCTCGCTTTAACGAGCAAAACATACTTACCTTAAATGAAAAAGCGATGAACCGTATTCGCTCAAAAGAAATAGCGATGATTTTCCAAGACCCTATGACCTCATTAAACCCTTATATGAAAGTCGGCAAACAACTCATGGAAGTCTTGATGCTACACAAAGGGATGAGCAAAACCGAAGCCTTCGAAGTCTCTGTAAAAATGTTGGATGCGGTAAAAATGCCTGAGGCTCGTAAACGCATGACCATGTACCCACACGAATTTTCAGGTGGAATGCGTCAACGAGTAATGATTGCCATGGCCTTATTATGTCAACCAAAATTACTGATTGCCGATGAACCGACGACGGCATTAGATGTTACTGTTCAAGCACAAATACTGACCTTATTAAATGAATTAAAAGACGACTTTAACACCTCCATTATCATGATCACTCATGATTTAGGGGTGGTGGCAGGCTTATGTGACAAGGTATTGGTCATGTACGCTGGACAAACAATGGAATACGGCACAGCAACAGACGTATTTTATCGCCCTACTCATCCTTATACTCAAGGTTTGCTAAAAGCGATCCCACGTCTAGATGTCGATGACGAGAAACTATCAACCATTCCAGGCAACCCCCCTAATCTATTGCATTTACCCTCTGGTTGTCCATTCCAAACGCGTTGCGAATTTGCCAAAGATCGCTGTGGAGAGAGTACGCCAACATTGCAAGAGTTTGCACCAGGTCAACTAAGAGCTTGTCATAAATCCGTTGATGGATGGGTCGCCTAA
- the oppF gene encoding murein tripeptide/oligopeptide ABC transporter ATP binding protein OppF, translating into MNTSNTVLMEVNNLKVHFNIKADNAWPWEKGQALKAVDGVDLTIYAGETLGVVGESGCGKSTLARALLRLVPITEGHVIWLGQDLTDLDKKQMRSKRQELQMIFQDPLASLDPRMTVGDIIAEPLRTFRPELSREDVKTEVRSIMNRVGLLPNVINRYPHEFSGGQCQRIGIARALILKPKLVVCDEPVSALDVSIQAQVVNLLKELQAEMGLSLVFIAHDLSVVKHISDRVLVMYLGHAVELADKHSLYNSPQHPYTKALLSAVPVPDPNIERNKTIQLLAGDLPSPINPPSGCVFRTRCPDANERCSATRPHLQTVSTTHKASCLRLGELSD; encoded by the coding sequence ATGAATACGTCAAATACTGTATTAATGGAAGTGAACAACTTAAAAGTCCACTTCAATATCAAAGCAGACAATGCGTGGCCATGGGAAAAAGGTCAAGCGCTCAAAGCCGTCGATGGGGTAGATCTAACCATTTACGCAGGAGAAACACTCGGTGTGGTAGGCGAATCTGGTTGTGGTAAATCCACTCTAGCTCGCGCTTTACTTCGCCTTGTCCCAATAACTGAAGGCCATGTAATTTGGCTTGGTCAAGACCTGACGGATTTGGACAAAAAACAAATGCGCAGCAAACGCCAAGAGCTGCAAATGATTTTTCAAGATCCTTTAGCCTCTCTTGATCCTCGTATGACAGTCGGCGATATCATCGCCGAACCACTTAGAACATTTCGCCCTGAATTGTCGAGGGAAGACGTAAAAACGGAAGTACGCTCTATTATGAATCGCGTTGGGCTATTACCCAATGTCATTAACCGCTACCCCCATGAGTTTTCTGGCGGGCAGTGCCAACGTATTGGGATTGCACGTGCTTTGATTCTGAAACCAAAGTTAGTGGTGTGTGACGAACCGGTTTCTGCTCTGGATGTTTCGATTCAGGCACAAGTGGTGAATTTGCTCAAAGAATTACAAGCCGAAATGGGCTTATCCTTGGTGTTTATCGCTCACGATTTAAGCGTGGTAAAGCACATTTCAGATCGCGTTTTGGTCATGTACTTAGGCCATGCTGTCGAGTTAGCAGATAAACATTCTTTATATAATTCACCTCAGCATCCCTACACGAAAGCTCTCTTATCGGCCGTCCCCGTTCCCGATCCCAATATTGAGCGAAATAAAACCATTCAGTTATTAGCGGGCGATTTACCGTCGCCCATAAATCCACCTTCTGGGTGCGTTTTTAGAACCCGCTGTCCTGATGCTAATGAACGCTGCTCAGCTACGCGACCACACCTTCAGACCGTTTCAACGACACATAAAGCATCTTGTTTACGCCTTGGTGAACTATCCGATTAA
- a CDS encoding sensor histidine kinase, with protein sequence MKLNLKKTKNKIIPAVSILTVFMISITLITINVINSTQKNRYEVTFDKALWETQQLQVQYYRFFNYVALLTQEDLPLDGDLQTEYAYLINRIDILRNGEINNVARFFEDGNPIKLIFFINGGLNLLSIDIDALEKEPILDTKEIVQNLTLIEAKINELVRLTNRNAIQYRSTKQQKLDENLESISWLVSFLLCVLFLFIFLCARFLNKNNHNLKRISELSRKLTTITTGRMRFLSVLNHELRTPINGILSIATILLRSKISQSQKNMLLTVQNSGETVLNNLNAFSDLSKLEANSLELHFSYGNLHKQFEEVCQRISNNSRYSSCSLFSFIDLNLPSHIYSDFTRLTQILSALLENALILSSAHNISVVVRESPIHSSDWRPDLSKNLDAITIQVSVRAAGITLTEEQRNAIGSSFYYLESDDSRKYMTGLNLSICYHLAKVIGGQLQFSTQHGMGDEFWMDIPIYFDKNINKIKEEIVMEKAISLLENKKVLIIEEEQPAHIINMQVSSLGMDPTLTTERLTGPLTIKVDIVIISNDTYLDELDYLQLTELAKNQCLILSSNKCKQVKTTEISHATFTFPLTQITLRKTLTDYYQHHSI encoded by the coding sequence ATGAAACTGAACCTAAAGAAAACCAAAAATAAGATTATTCCTGCCGTTTCTATCTTGACTGTATTCATGATTTCCATCACTTTGATCACCATCAATGTGATTAATTCAACTCAAAAAAATCGTTATGAAGTCACCTTTGATAAAGCACTATGGGAAACACAGCAGCTGCAAGTGCAGTATTATCGATTTTTTAATTATGTCGCTCTATTAACCCAGGAAGACTTGCCTTTAGACGGTGATTTACAGACTGAGTACGCTTACCTAATTAACCGCATCGATATACTCAGGAATGGGGAGATAAACAATGTTGCGCGTTTTTTTGAGGATGGAAACCCAATTAAACTCATTTTTTTTATTAACGGCGGACTAAATTTGTTGTCAATAGACATTGATGCGCTCGAAAAAGAACCGATCCTTGACACTAAAGAAATAGTTCAAAATCTTACTCTTATAGAAGCAAAAATAAATGAATTGGTTCGTTTAACCAACAGAAATGCCATTCAATATAGGTCAACTAAACAACAGAAGCTTGATGAAAATCTCGAGTCAATCTCTTGGTTAGTGTCGTTTCTACTCTGTGTATTATTTTTATTTATCTTTTTGTGCGCTCGTTTCTTAAATAAAAATAATCACAACCTCAAGCGTATTTCAGAACTTTCGAGAAAATTAACAACCATTACTACGGGTAGAATGCGCTTCCTATCCGTTCTTAATCATGAGCTAAGAACCCCCATAAATGGCATATTAAGCATCGCCACTATTTTACTTCGATCTAAAATAAGCCAATCACAGAAAAATATGTTGTTAACCGTACAGAATTCAGGCGAGACGGTACTTAACAATTTAAACGCTTTCTCAGATTTATCAAAACTAGAGGCCAACAGCTTAGAGCTGCATTTTTCTTATGGCAATTTACATAAACAGTTTGAAGAGGTCTGTCAAAGAATCAGTAACAACAGCAGATACTCAAGCTGTAGCCTTTTTAGCTTCATTGATTTAAACCTTCCAAGCCATATTTACAGTGACTTTACTCGTTTGACTCAAATTTTGTCGGCCTTGTTAGAAAACGCTCTCATCCTTTCGTCTGCGCATAACATCAGCGTAGTTGTTCGAGAATCTCCGATACATTCATCAGATTGGCGCCCTGATCTAAGTAAAAACCTGGATGCCATTACCATTCAAGTTTCTGTTCGTGCGGCGGGTATTACACTGACAGAAGAACAACGTAATGCGATAGGATCAAGTTTCTATTATTTGGAATCAGATGACTCTAGAAAGTATATGACAGGGTTAAATCTATCCATTTGCTATCACTTAGCAAAGGTCATAGGCGGTCAACTGCAATTTTCCACACAACACGGGATGGGAGACGAGTTTTGGATGGATATCCCCATTTATTTCGACAAAAACATCAATAAAATCAAGGAAGAAATTGTCATGGAGAAAGCGATCTCTCTATTAGAAAATAAAAAAGTACTGATTATTGAGGAAGAGCAGCCTGCACATATTATTAATATGCAGGTGAGCTCTCTTGGGATGGACCCAACATTGACAACAGAAAGACTAACAGGCCCATTAACCATTAAGGTAGATATCGTCATTATCAGTAACGATACCTATCTAGATGAATTAGACTACTTGCAGCTTACCGAGCTGGCTAAAAATCAATGTTTAATCCTCTCATCGAATAAATGCAAGCAGGTGAAAACCACCGAAATATCTCACGCCACTTTCACTTTTCCGCTGACTCAAATTACATTAAGAAAAACACTCACTGACTATTACCAACACCATTCTATTTAG
- a CDS encoding GAF domain-containing protein, giving the protein MFEISVDTSLSKVDFYKELDAQLTGLLYDERDLICNAAQLSAFIMQSVPDLNWSGFYFARGEALILGPYVGKVACTRIPFSKGVCGAAATTRTVQRVEDVHRFPGHIACDGDTESELVIPVMVADTLLAVFDLDSPIKGRFTLEDQQGIAQLVATFINATDFGWSLGSH; this is encoded by the coding sequence ATGTTTGAGATATCAGTAGATACGTCGCTTTCTAAGGTGGATTTTTATAAAGAATTAGACGCTCAGCTAACGGGGTTGCTTTATGATGAGCGAGATCTCATTTGTAATGCGGCTCAATTGTCCGCTTTTATTATGCAAAGCGTGCCCGACCTTAATTGGTCTGGGTTTTATTTTGCTCGAGGTGAAGCGCTTATTTTAGGACCGTATGTTGGCAAAGTGGCTTGCACTCGAATTCCTTTTTCTAAAGGCGTATGTGGCGCGGCCGCCACAACGCGAACTGTCCAGCGGGTAGAGGATGTTCACCGCTTTCCTGGGCACATTGCTTGTGATGGTGATACCGAGTCTGAGCTGGTTATTCCGGTTATGGTGGCCGATACGTTACTGGCGGTATTCGATTTGGACAGCCCAATAAAAGGCCGATTTACATTAGAAGATCAACAAGGTATCGCACAGTTGGTGGCTACTTTTATAAACGCGACGGACTTTGGTTGGTCATTAGGCTCTCATTAG
- the phoU gene encoding phosphate signaling complex protein PhoU — MKELTTDHISQQFNHELETLRQHFLTMGGVVENQVSDSVQALLDSNGSLAEDVKDKDATVNQLDGLIDEECTRILARRQPAASDLRLIMSISKAVGELERMGDEAKKIASLTIALIEEGESPRGYVEINRIGQMVSSMVHDSLDAYARLDLEAAIKVAKRDRNVDLEYKTAIRSLVTYMMEDPRSITRVLNVIWVLRSLERIGDYARHICQHLVYMIKGVDVRHVPLSEIDNEVK; from the coding sequence ATGAAAGAATTAACAACAGATCATATTTCTCAGCAGTTTAATCATGAGCTAGAAACGTTGCGTCAGCACTTTTTAACCATGGGTGGTGTTGTCGAAAATCAGGTGAGTGATTCCGTACAAGCGTTATTGGATAGCAACGGCAGCTTGGCGGAAGACGTTAAAGATAAAGATGCCACAGTAAATCAGCTTGATGGACTAATTGATGAAGAGTGCACTCGCATCTTAGCTCGCCGTCAGCCCGCCGCATCGGATTTGCGCTTAATTATGTCTATCAGTAAAGCGGTAGGGGAGTTAGAGCGTATGGGCGACGAAGCAAAAAAAATTGCGTCTCTAACGATTGCTCTCATTGAAGAGGGAGAATCTCCTCGTGGTTATGTGGAAATTAACCGTATAGGGCAAATGGTATCCTCTATGGTACATGATTCGTTGGACGCGTATGCTCGGTTAGACTTGGAAGCCGCGATCAAGGTAGCAAAACGTGACCGCAATGTTGACCTGGAATACAAAACCGCCATCCGCTCGCTGGTTACTTATATGATGGAAGATCCTCGCAGTATTACTCGAGTACTTAATGTGATTTGGGTGCTGCGTTCACTTGAGCGTATTGGCGATTACGCTCGTCATATCTGTCAGCATTTGGTGTATATGATTAAAGGCGTGGATGTGCGTCATGTACCGCTTTCTGAAATAGACAATGAAGTAAAATAG
- the pstB gene encoding phosphate ABC transporter ATP-binding protein PstB, producing the protein MSETKTHSIDISAMKRSQQALNIQEEKICLSVNDLHLYYGEKEALKGVDMIIPEKKVTAFIGPSGCGKSTLLRCFNRMNDLVDACRITGDINLHDKNIYQKGTDVAELRRRVGMVFQKPNPFPKSIYENVAYGLRIQGINKKRILDETVEWALRSAALWDEVKDRLHESALGMSGGQQQRLVIARTVAVKPEVLLLDEPASALDPISTLKIEELIHELKKDFTIVIVTHNMQQAARVSDYTAFMYMGDLIEFGDTNTLFTNPEKKQTEDYITGRYG; encoded by the coding sequence ATGAGCGAAACAAAGACACACTCAATTGATATTTCAGCAATGAAACGTAGCCAGCAAGCATTGAATATTCAAGAGGAAAAAATTTGCTTGTCAGTGAATGACTTACACCTTTATTACGGTGAAAAAGAAGCCCTTAAAGGGGTAGATATGATCATTCCTGAGAAAAAAGTAACCGCGTTTATCGGTCCTTCTGGTTGTGGTAAATCCACACTATTACGATGCTTCAATAGAATGAATGATTTGGTGGATGCCTGTCGTATCACTGGTGATATAAATTTACATGATAAAAATATTTATCAAAAAGGCACGGATGTCGCGGAGTTACGCCGTCGTGTTGGTATGGTATTCCAAAAGCCGAACCCATTTCCTAAAAGTATTTATGAAAACGTTGCTTATGGCTTGCGTATACAAGGCATTAATAAAAAACGCATATTAGATGAAACGGTTGAGTGGGCGTTACGTTCGGCGGCGTTATGGGACGAAGTAAAAGACCGATTACATGAAAGTGCACTAGGCATGTCGGGTGGTCAGCAGCAACGTTTGGTGATTGCTCGTACTGTAGCCGTTAAACCAGAAGTATTGCTTTTGGATGAGCCTGCGTCGGCCCTGGATCCTATTTCCACGCTGAAAATTGAAGAATTGATTCATGAATTGAAGAAAGACTTCACCATTGTCATTGTAACGCACAATATGCAGCAAGCCGCGCGCGTTTCTGACTATACGGCATTTATGTACATGGGGGATTTGATCGAGTTTGGAGACACCAATACGTTGTTTACTAACCCTGAGAAAAAACAAACAGAAGACTACATCACGGGTCGTTACGGTTAG